One window from the genome of Sardina pilchardus chromosome 12, fSarPil1.1, whole genome shotgun sequence encodes:
- the LOC134097705 gene encoding receptor-type tyrosine-protein phosphatase beta-like: MEYVTRPNVVQPFISKQSSNSIRVVWSAPDGNVGSYVVLLNSSSSSSNRSPELDSSITSYEFQNLAAGKIYTATVSTRSGNFSEESEPVTNATYPNPPGSIKVKHTTTNSIFIEWAPAHLMDDTDNFSYTVTISNSSWTREYKAKTMSQNLTNLTAGTFHNIFVRTIGPFGLQSESIKMEYVTRPNVVQPFISKQSSNSIRVVWRAPDGNVESYVVLLNSSSSSSRSPQLDSSITSYEFQNLAAGKIYTATVTTRSGNFSEESEPVTNATYPNPPGCINVKHTTTTSIFIEWAPAHLIEEADDFYYTVTISTSSWTREYDTKTMSQNLTDLTAGTIHCISVRTTGPFGLQSEPLSEYVTTREKNHLGLQSLHCELATHHMKYTRPNVVQPFISKQSSNSIRVVWSASDGNVGSYVVLLNSSSSSSRSPQLDSSITSYEFQKLAAGKIYTVTVTTQSGHFSEESEPVTNATYPNPPGPINVKHTTTNSICIEWAPALMAFDSDGFNYTVTISTSSWTREYNTKTTSQDLTDLTPGTFHGISVRTTGPFSLQSESSSEHITTRPNVVQPFISKQSSNSIRVVWRAPNGNVGSYVVLLNSISSSNKSPELDSSITSYEFQKLAAGKIYTVTVTTQSGNFSEESEAVTNATYPNPPGPINVKHTTTNSICIEWAPALMAFDSDGFNYTVTISTSSWTREYNTKTTTQDLTDLTPGTFHGISVRTTGPFSLQSERSSEHITTRPNAVQPFLSKQSSNSIRVAWRAPDGNVGSYVVFLNSSSSSRSPELDSSITSYEFQNLAAGKIYTATVRTQSGNFSEESEPVTNATYPNPPGRINVKHTTTKSIFIEWAPALLTYDSDGFNYTVTISTSSWTRRYDTKTTSQNLTDLTAGTFHGISVRTIGPFGLQSEPLSEYVSTRPNVVQPFISKQSSNSIRVVWGAPDGNVGSYVVLLNSSSSNKSPELDSSITSYEFQNLAAGKIYTVTVTTQSGHFGEESEQVTNATYPNPPGRITITHTTANSIFIEWAPAHLMDDADSFYYTVTIRNSSWTREYKAKNTSQNLTDLTPGIFHNISVRTTGPFGLQSERIKVEYVQTRPDVVQPFISKQSSSSIRVVWRAPDGNVESYVVLLNSSSSSSSNRSPQLNPNITSYEFQNLAAGKIYTATVTTQSGHYSEESERVTNATYPKPPGRINVKHTTTKSIFIEWAPAILTYDSDGFNYTVTISTSSWTRKYDTKTTSQNLTDLTAGTFHGISVRTIGPFGLQSEPLSEYVSTRPNVVQPFISKQSSNSIRVVWSASDGNVGSYVVLLNSSSSSNKSPELDSSITSYEFQNLAAGKIYTVTVTTQSGHFGEESEQVTNATYPNPPGHITIAHTTANSIFIEWAPAHLMDDADSFYYTVTIRNSSWTREYKAKTTSQNLTDLTPGTFHNISVRTTGPFGLQSECIQIRNAITIPAKVADLNCEPGHFSLSLNWQEPFGVWTVVEVNVNGGISQQVRETELMVVGLQPAQTYIISVTSLSGSMRSSARRISCQTHSTVIWISLLVLTLLGLLTAIGVALTRRQNRNWNLLLRARFHLFEIPLDEQPLTGTFRELRQG; encoded by the exons ATGGAATATGTTACAA GGCCAAATGTTGTGCAGCCGTTCATCTCAAAACAGTCCAGTAACTCCATCAGAGTGGTGTGGAGTGCTCCTGACGGAAATGTGGGGTCATATGTGGTTCTcctgaacagcagcagcagcagcagcaacagaagCCCTGAACTGGACTCAAGTATCACCTCCTATGAGTTTCAAAACCTGGCAGCTGGAAAGATATACACAGCCACTGTCTCAACACGGAGTGGAAACTTTAGTGAAGAGTCTGAACCAGTTACCAATGCAACAT ATCCCAATCCTCCAGGAAGTATCAAAGTAAAGCACACAACTACAAACTCCATTTTCATTGAGTGGGCTCCAGCCCACTTGATGGATGACACAGACAATTTTAGCTACACAGTCACCATCAGTAATTCTTCCTGGACCAGAGAATATAAAGCCAAAACCATGTCCCAGAACCTGACAAACCTTACAGCAGGAACGTTTCACAACATATTTGTGAGAACAATTGGACCATTTGGCCTCCAGAGTGAATCCATTAAAATGGAATATGTTACAA GGCCAAATGTTGTGCAACCGTTCATCTCAAAACAGTCCAGTAACTCCATCAGAGTGGTGTGGCGTGCTCCTGATGGAAATGTGGAGTCATATGTGGTTCTcctgaacagcagcagcagcagcagcagaagccctCAACTGGACTCAAGTATCACCTCCTATGAGTTTCAAAACTTGGCAGCTGGAAAGATATACACAGCCACTGTCACAACACGGAGTGGAAACTTTAGTGAAGAGTCTGAACCAGTTACCAATGCAACCT ATCCCAATCCTCCAGGATGTATCAATGTAAAGCATACAACTACAACATCCATTTTCATTGAGTGGGCTCCAGCCCACTTGATTGAAGAAGCAGACGATTTTTACTACACAGTCACCATCAGTACTTCCTCCTGGACCAGAGAGTATGATACCAAAACCATGTCCCAGAACCTGACAGATCTTACAGCAGGAACGATTCACTGCATCTCTGTGAGAACAACTGGACCATTTGGCCTCCAAAGCGAACCTTTGTCCGAATATGTTACAACAA gggaaaaaaatcatctTGGGCTCCAGTCACTGCATTGCGAACTTGCAACACACCACATGAAATATACTC GGCCAAATGTTGTGCAGCCGTTCATCTCAAAACAGTCCAGTAACTCCATCAGAGTGGTGTGGAGTGCTTCTGACGGAAATGTGGGGTCATATGTGGTTCTcctgaacagcagcagcagcagcagcagaagccctCAACTGGACTCAAGTATCACCTCCTATGAGTTTCAAAAGCTGGCAGCTGGAAAGATATACACAGTCACTGTCACAACACAGAGTGGACACTTTAGTGAAGAGTCTGAACCAGTTACCAATGCAACAT ATCCCAATCCTCCAGGACCTATCAATGTAAAGCATACAACTACAAACTCCATTTGTATTGAGTGGGCTCCAGCCCTGATGGCATTTGATTCAGATGGGTTTAACTACACCGTTACCATCAGTACTTCCTCCTGGACCAGAGAGTATAATACCAAAACCACGTCCCAGGATCTAACAGATCTTACACCAGGAACGTTTCACGGCATCTCTGTGAGAACAACTGGCCCATTTAGCCTCCAAAGTGAAAGTTCGTCCGAACATATTACAACAA GGCCAAATGTTGTGCAACCGTTCATCTCAAAACAGTCCAGTAACTCCATCAGAGTGGTGTGGCGTGCTCCTAATGGAAATGTGGGGTCATATGTGGTTCTCCTgaacagcatcagcagcagcaacaaaagCCCTGAACTGGACTCAAGTATCACCTCCTATGAGTTTCAAAAGCTGGCAGCTGGAAAGATATACACAGTCACTGTCACAACACAGAGTGGAAACTTTAGTGAAGAGTCTGAAGCAGTTACCAATGCAACAT ATCCCAATCCTCCAGGACCTATCAATGTAAAGCATACAACGACAAACTCCATTTGTATTGAGTGGGCTCCAGCCCTGATGGCATTTGATTCAGATGGGTTTAACTACACCGTTACCATCAGTACTTCCTCCTGGACCAGAGAGTATAATACCAAAACCACGACCCAGGATCTAACAGATCTTACACCAGGAACTTTTCACGGCATCTCTGTGAGAACAACTGGCCCATTTAGCCTCCAAAGTGAACGTTCGTCCGAACATATTACAACAA GGCCAAATGCTGTGCAACCGTTCCTCTCAAAACAGTCCAGTAACTCCATCAGAGTGGCGTGGCGTGCTCCTGACGGAAATGTGGGGTCATATGTGGTTTTcctgaacagcagcagcagcagcagaagtccTGAACTGGACTCAAGTATCACCTCCTATGAGTTTCAAAACCTGGCAGCTGGAAAGATATACACAGCCACTGTCAGAACGCAGAGTGGAAACTTTAGTGAAGAGTCTGAACCAGTTACCAATGCAACAT ATCCCAATCCTCCAGGACGTATCAATGTAAAGCACACAACTACAAAGTCCATTTTCATTGAGTGGGCTCCAGCCCTCTTGACGTATGATTCTGACGGTTTTAACTACACAGTCACCATCAGTACTTCCTCCTGGACCAGAAGGTATGATACCAAAACCACATCCCAGAACCTGACAGATCTTACAGCAGGAACGTTTCACGGCATCTCTGTGAGAACAATCGGACCATTTGGCCTCCAAAGTGAACCTTTGTCCGAATATGTTTCAACAA GGCCAAATGTTGTGCAACCGTTCATCTCAAAACAGTCCAGTAACTCCATCAGAGTGGTGTGGGGTGCTCCTGATGGAAATGTGGGGTCATATGTGGTTCTcctgaacagcagcagcagcaacaaaagCCCTGAACTGGACTCAAGTATCACCTCCTATGAGTTTCAAAACCTGGCAGCTGGAAAGATATACACAGTCACTGTCACAACACAGAGTGGACACTTTGGTGAAGAGTCTGAACAAGTTACCAATGCAACAT ATCCTAATCCTCCTGGGCGTATTACCATAACACATACAACTGCAAACTCCATTTTTATTGAGTGGGCTCCAGCCCACTTGATGGATGACGCAGACAGTTTTTACTATACAGTCACCATTAGAAATTCTTCTTGGACCAGAGAGTATAAGGCCAAAAACACCTCTCAGAACCTGACGGACCTTACACCAGGAATATTTCACAACATCTCTGTGAGAACAACTGGACCATTTGGCCTCCAAAGTGAACGCATTAAAGTGGAATATGTTCAAACAA GGCCAGATGTTGTACAGCCATTCATCTCAAAACAGTCCAGTAGCTCCATCAGAGTGGTGTGGCGTGCTCCTGATGGAAATGTGGAGTCATATGTGGTTCTcctgaacagcagcagcagcagcagcagcaacagaagCCCTCAACTAAACCCAAATATCACCTCCTATGAGTTTCAAAACCTGGCAGCTGGAAAGATATACACAGCCACTGTCACAACGCAGAGTGGACACTATAGTGAAGAGTCTGAAAGAGTTACCAATGCAACAT ATCCCAAGCCTCCAGGACGTATCAATGTAAAGCACACAACTACAAAGTCCATTTTCATTGAGTGGGCTCCAGCCATCTTGACGTATGATTCTGACGGTTTTAACTACACAGTCACCATCAGTACTTCCTCCTGGACCAGAAAGTATGATACCAAAACCACGTCCCAGAACCTGACAGATCTTACAGCAGGAACGTTTCACGGCATCTCTGTGAGAACAATCGGACCATTTGGCCTCCAAAGTGAACCTTTGTCCGAATATGTTTCAACAA GGCCAAATGTTGTGCAGCCGTTCATCTCAAAACAGTCCAGTAACTCCATCAGAGTGGTGTGGAGTGCTTCTGACGGAAATGTGGGGTCATATGTGGTTCTcctgaacagcagcagcagcagcaacaaaagCCCTGAACTGGACTCAAGTATCACCTCCTATGAGTTTCAAAACCTGGCAGCTGGAAAGATATACACAGTCACTGTCACAACACAGAGTGGGCACTTTGGTGAAGAGTCTGAACAAGTTACCAATGCAACAT ATCCTAATCCTCCTGGGCATATTACCATAGCGCATACAACTGCAAACTCCATTTTTATTGAGTGGGCTCCAGCCCACTTGATGGATGACGCAGACAGTTTTTACTACACAGTCACCATTAGAAATTCTTCTTGGACCAGAGAGTATAAGGCCAAAACCACGTCCCAGAACCTGACAGATCTTACACCAGGAACATTTCACAACATCTCTGTGAGAACAACTGGACCATTTGGTCTCCAGAGTGAATGCATTCAAATCAGAAATGCCATTACAA TTCCAGCAAAGGTGGCCGATCTGAATTGTGAACCTGGACATTTCTCTCTGAGCCTTAACTGGCAAGAACCATTTGGTGTGTGGACTGTCGTGGAGGTGAATGTGAACGGGGGAATTTCTCAGCAAGTGAGGGAAACAGAACTGATGGTGGTTGGGCTTCAGCCTGCTCAGACCTACATAATCAGTGTCACATCATTATCTGGATCTATGAGGAGTTCTGCACGACGGATCAGCTGTCAAACTCATTCAA CGGTGATCTGGATATCATTACTAGTCCTCACACTCCTGGGCCTCCTGACTGCCATAGGAGTGGCTCTCACGCGCCGACAGAATAG GAATTGGAACTTACTTTTACGGGCCCGGTTTCATTTGTTTGAGATTCCATTAGACGAACAGCCCCTTACCGGAACATTCCGGGAACTTCGACAGGGCTAA
- the LOC134098363 gene encoding receptor-type tyrosine-protein phosphatase beta-like, which yields METQLKLKLLWLCLMCAAPILGLRLQPFISKQSNNSITVAWSAPDGNVESHVVLLNSSSSNKSPELDSSITSYEFQNLTAGKIYSATVTTQSGNFSEDSEPVTNATYPNPPGHISLKHATTDSIFIEWAPAHLMEDADNYCYTVTISTSSGTREYNTKSTYQNLTDLTAGTFHDVSVRTIGPFGLQSESIDMKYVTTRPNVVQPFISKQSSNSIRVVWRAPDGNVGSYVVFLNSSSSSNRSPELDSSITSYEFQNLAAGKIYTVTVTTRSGNLSEESEPVTNATYPNPPGSIKVNHTTTNSIFIEWAPAHLMDDTDNFSYTVTISNSSWTREYKAKTTSQNMTNLTAGTFFNIFVRTIGPFGLQSECFKMEYVTRPNVVQPFISKQSSNSIRVVWRAPDGNVGSYVVLLNSSSSSSSRSPELDSSITSYEFQNLAAGKIYTVTVITQSGNFSEESEPVTNATYPNPPGSIKVKHTTTNSIFIEWAPAHLMDDTDNFSYTVTISNSSWTREYKQERFTTYL from the exons ATGGAAACACAGCTGAAGTTGAAATTACTGTGGTTATGTCTGATGTGTGCAGCTCCTATATTG GGCCTGAGACTGCAGCCGTTCATCTCAAAACAGTCCAATAACTCCATCACGGTGGCGTGGAGTGCTCCTGATGGAAATGTGGAGTCACATGTGGTTCTcctgaacagcagcagcagcaacaaaagCCCTGAACTGGACTCAAGTATCACCTCCTATGAGTTTCAAAACCTGACAGCAGGAAAGATATACTCAGCCACTGTCACAACGCAGAGTGGAAACTTCAGTGAAGATTCTGAACCAGTTACCAATGCAACAT atccaAATCCTCCAGGACATATCAGTTTAAAGCATGCAACTACAGACTCCATTTTTATTGAGTGGGCTCCAGCCCACTTGATGGAAGACGCAGACAATTATTGCTACACAGTCACCATCAGTACTTCTTCCGGGACCAGAGAGTATAATACCAAATCCACATACCAGAACCTGACAGATCTTACAGCAGGAACGTTTCATGACGTCTCTGTGAGAACAATCGGACCATTTGGCCTCCAAAGTGAAAGCATTGATATGAAATATGTTACAACAA GGCCAAATGTTGTGCAGCCGTTCATCTCAAAACAGTCCAGTAACTCCATCAGAGTGGTGTGGCGTGCTCCTGATGGAAATGTGGGGTCATATGTGGTTTTcctgaacagcagcagcagcagcaacagaagCCCTGAACTGGACTCAAGTATCACCTCCTATGAGTTTCAAAACCTGGCAGCTGGAAAGATATACACAGTCACTGTCACAACACGGAGTGGAAACTTGAGTGAGGAGTCTGAACCAGTTACCAATGCAACAT ATCCCAATCCTCCAGGAAGTATCAAAGTAAATCATACAACTACAAACTCCATTTTCATTGAGTGGGCTCCAGCCCACTTGATGGATGACACAGACAATTTTAGCTACACAGTCACCATCAGTAATTCTTCCTGGACCAGAGAATATAAAGCCAAAACCACGTCCCAGAACATGACAAACCTTACAGCAGGAACGTTTTTCAACATATTTGTGAGAACAATTGGACCATTTGGCCTCCAAAGTGAATGCTTTAAAATGGAATATGTTACAA GGCCAAATGTTGTGCAGCCGTTCATCTCAAAACAGTCCAGTAACTCCATCAGAGTGGTGTGGCGTGCTCCTGATGGAAATGTGGGGTCATATGTGGTTCTcctgaacagcagcagcagcagcagcagcagaagtccTGAACTGGACTCAAGTATCACCTCCTATGAGTTTCAAAACCTGGCAGCTGGAAAGATATACACAGTCACTGTCATAACACAGAGTGGAAACTTTAGTGAAGAGTCTGAACCAGTTACCAATGCAACAT ATCCCAATCCTCCAGGAAGTATCAAAGTAAAGCACACAACTACAAACTCCATTTTCATTGAGTGGGCTCCAGCCCACTTGATGGATGACACAGACAATTTTAGCTACACAGTCACCATCAGTAATTCTTCCTGGACTAGAGAATATAAA CAGGAACGTTTCACAACATATTTGTGA